The following coding sequences are from one Candidatus Omnitrophota bacterium window:
- the mnhG gene encoding monovalent cation/H(+) antiporter subunit G translates to MNENIGIALIITGLAFDFFGCVGLIRFPDVYGRLQAAAKCVTLGTCGILLGLFLFKGFSPTGIKALLCLFFIILTAPVSAHALARGAYKSGVKPWKGTIKDEYSANTGEKT, encoded by the coding sequence ATGAATGAAAACATAGGAATAGCACTTATTATTACAGGTCTCGCATTCGACTTTTTCGGGTGCGTGGGATTAATAAGATTTCCTGATGTGTATGGGCGCCTTCAGGCAGCGGCAAAATGCGTGACACTCGGCACATGCGGTATACTTTTGGGCCTATTCTTATTTAAAGGGTTTAGCCCAACGGGCATAAAGGCTCTTCTATGCCTTTTCTTCATAATACTTACGGCGCCCGTATCCGCGCACGCTTTGGCCAGGGGCGCGTATAAATCCGGGGTGAAACCGTGGAAGGGCACGATTAAGGATGAATATTCGGCCAACACAGGAGAAAAAACCTGA
- a CDS encoding cation:proton antiporter, producing the protein MGRRTSYLLGVIGTITAVGIILFCPIPSILRWQSNFLSRALMFILLCSFLCLYRILKGPTAVDRAVAIDMLGILIVGFCSVLSLPTGRDWYLDIGIVWALQSFIGIMALSKHLGGQDFDE; encoded by the coding sequence ATGGGCAGGAGAACCTCGTATTTATTGGGTGTAATAGGAACTATTACCGCCGTCGGTATAATATTATTCTGCCCTATACCGTCTATCTTAAGATGGCAGTCAAATTTTCTTTCGCGCGCATTGATGTTTATCCTGTTATGCTCATTTCTATGCCTGTACCGTATATTGAAAGGGCCGACTGCTGTTGACAGGGCAGTCGCCATAGATATGCTTGGGATACTTATAGTAGGTTTTTGTTCTGTCTTAAGCCTTCCGACCGGGAGGGACTGGTATTTGGATATAGGGATAGTCTGGGCTCTGCAAAGTTTCATAGGCATAATGGCTCTATCAAAGCACCTTGGGGGGCAGGATTTCGATGAATGA